In Bacillus sp. S3, the sequence GAGGATTTACCGATTGGTTTATCACGACATATCGCAGACCGGCGATGACGATTGAATTGAGCTATCTTGTTGGCGAAACAAGCCCGCCATTGATCATTTTTAAAAAAGAATGGATCCGAAATCAATATGTTGGGCTTAAGCTGGCAGAAGAGGCCAAGAAATTGGCTGAATAAGTTGATAATGCAGCATCCCAAGGGGAAGATAATCGTATCACCGAAGGATTGGTTACTGTTTTTTTGCTTCTTCCTCATCATTCCCGCGTTTCCTTCATACATTGTGGTAAGAGGAAAAGGGGGAGTGGTGAATGAATGTAGAAGGGCGCAAGCAGCTTGAATATGCCATTAACGAAATTACTGAGATCGCAAGCGGCTTTGGTTTGGATTTTTATCCGATGCGATACGAAATCTGTCCTGCTGAAATAATTTATACCTTTGGTGCATATGGAATGCCAACACGATTTTCCCATTGGAGCTTCGGGAAGCAGTTTCATAAGATGAAATTGCACTATGATCTGGGACTTAGTAAAATATATGAACTTGTCATTAACTCAAATCCATGTTACGCTTTCTTGCTCGATTCCAATACCCTTATTCAAAATAAACTAATCGTTGCTCATGTCCTGGCCCATTGTGATTTCTTTAAAAATAATGTCCGCTTTCAAAATACAAAGCGGGATATGGTTGAAAGTATGGCAGCGACTGCAGATCGGATACACCAATATGAAATCCAATATGGAAAAAGGGAAGTAGAAACTTTCCTAGATGCTGTGTTAGCTATTGATGAACATATTGACCCATCGCTTATGAGGCCGAAGCTTTCTTGGTCCATCGGTGATGATGAAGAGGATGAAAATGAAGAACATCATGTGATAACGCCATATGATGACCTTTGGAAACTGGACGAAAAAGACAAAAAGAAAAGCGATCAGCCGAGGAAGAAGAAATTTCCGCCAAGGCCTGAAAAGGACTTATTACTATTTATCGAAACTTACAGCAGGGAACTGGAGGATTGGCAACGGGATATTTTAACCATGATGCGCGAAGAAATGCTTTATTTTTGGCCACAGCTGGAAACAAAGATTATGAATGAAGGCTGGGCCTCCTATTGGCATCAACGCATTTTACGGGAAATGGATTTGACAAGCGGTGAATCAATCGAATTTGCTAAATTGAATGCCGGGGTCGTGCAGCCATCGAAAACAGGTATTAACCCATATTATCTTGGCATAAAAATCTTTGAAGATATTGAAGAACGATATAACAACCCAACCGATGAAATGAAGCGCCGAGGCGTCGAGCCAGGTTCCGGCAGGGAGAAAATGTTTGAAGTACGGGAAGTCGAATCGGATATCTCCTTTCTTCGAAATTACTTAAATAAGGATCTTGTCATGAGAGAAGATATGTATCTTTTTCAAAAACAGGGACGGGATTATAAAATTGTAGATAAAGAATGGGAGCATATCCGTGATCAGCTTGTTAATATGCGGGTAAACGGCGGATTCCCGTATATCACAGTCAATGACGGAGACTATTTAAAAAATGGAGAACTCTACTTAAAACACTGGTATGAGGGTGTTGAGCTGGATGTTAAATATCTTGAAAAAGTTCTACCCTATATTCAACAGTTGTGGGGCAGACCGGTTCATATTGAAACGATGATCGAAGAAAGAAAAATGCTGTTTTCATATGACGGAAAGGGCCTTCATAGAAAGTATTTATAAAGAAAACTCGCAGATTGGCGAGCCCGTCAGGACGAAGACAGAGGCGTAGTTGCACTTATACCGGATGGGAAAGTAATATTTTCCAACGCTAAAAAAAGAGGATGTTTCCTTTTGGAAACATCCTCTTTAAGCTGTTGATTAAAGGGCAGCAAGTTCTTTTTCTAAAGCGTTTTCTACTGATACATACTCATAACCAAGATCTTTTGCAACCGCTTCGTAAGTGATTTCCCCATTAGCAACGTTCACGCCAAGTTTTAAAGCAGCATTTTCAGAAATAGCTTTAAACACGCCTTTATTGGCAATTTGTAATGCATATGGAACAGTAACATTTGTCAGTGCCATTGTTGAAGTTCTTGGAACTGCACCTGGCATGTTTGCTACTGAATAATGTACAACACCATGTTTTACAAATGTAGGGTTGTCATGTGTAGTAACGTGGTCAGAAGTTTCAACCACTCCACCTTGGTCAATCGCAACATCGACAATAACAGAACCAGGCTTCATTGATTTAACCATTTCCTCTGAAACAAGCTTAGGAGCCTTTGCACCAGGGATTAATACAGCACCGATTAAAAGGTCTGCTTCTGCTGTTGCTTCTGCAATGTTGAATGGGTTAGACATTAATGTTTTGATTTGATTTCCAAAAATATCATCAAGTTGGCGCAAACGGTCAGCACTTAGATCAATGATTGTCACATCAGCACCTAAACCAACTGCCATTTTAGCAGCATTCGTACCAACAATTCCACCACCGATAATGGTAACCTTGCCGCGGTTTACTCCTGGTACACCAGCAAGCAGAATTCCTTGACCGCCATTATTCTTTTGTAAGAATTGTGCGCCAATTTGCGCAGCCATCCGGCCAGCCACTTCACTCATTGGCGTAAGAAGTGGGAGAGTTCTGTTTACCGCAACTGTTTCATAAGCAATTGCAATCACACCTTTCTCTTTCAGCGCTTGTGCCAGCTCAGGCTCAGCTGCAAGGTGTAAATAGGTAAATAAAATTAATCCTGGACGGAAGTATTGATACTCACTTGAAAGTGGTTCTTTAACCTTCATAATCATTTCTGCTTTAGACCACACAAGGTTAGCGCTTTCAAGAATCTCCGCGCCAGCTTTTGAATAATCTTCATTAGTGAAACCGCTTCCAATACCGGCCTCTGTTTCAACTAAAACTGTATGACCCGCTTTTACTAATGAAACGACTCCAGCTGGAGTAAGTGCTACACGATTTTCATTGTTTTTAATTTCTTTAGGTACACCAATAAACATATCCCTAATTCCTCCCCAAACCTTTGTAATGTTTTGCTATGGCTAAAGTATAAAATGCCTGCCACAGAATTTCTTTGTTAAGAACGGAGAAATTTTTTTATAGTTTTTGGGGATTTTCACAAAATGTTCAAATCCCCTGATATTTTTCCAGCTTTAAATCAAGATATAACATCATTTTTTGATTCGGATCTTTAAAATTAACATCCCCAATTTCTGAAATCCGCTTTAACCGGTAATTTAATGTGTTGGCATGAACATTTAATTCTTTAGCAGCGTCATTAATATTGTTATCCAGATTTAAAAATACCTCTAAGGTTTCAACTAGATTACTATTATGCTTTTGGTCATAAGAATGGAGTTTCTTTAACGAGAAATTTTCATATTCTTCCTTTTGTCGTTTCTCAAGAATAATCTCAAACAGTTGGTAGATCCCTAGTTTTTGGTAATTGGAAATCTCTTTTGTTTCTAATGGGAATTTCTCTTTAATCGACAATACCGCCAATGTTTCTTTATATGCTTTATCAATTATTTGATAATCCTTATAAATACTGCTATATACGGGAATGATATCGGTTATTCCGTACCGCTCATTCATTTTACTAACAAATGTCTGCGCAAAATGGTCAAGGTCTTGAAAGGTGTCATCTGTATTGGCCGCTGATATTAATAGAATCAGTTGATTGCAGTCAATTGTATAAAGCATTATTTTCAGACGTTGGCTTGTTTTTAACAAATAGGATATGGACTGCTCCTCTTTACTGGTGATATTTTGCTGAAATTGAAATACTGCTACTGCAAAAGAGGAGGCCGGCGGGATCTGCAATGATTGAAAGTTGTCGATTATTTCCTTTTCATCCTTCATGTGTCCCGTTAAAAGTTTCCAGAAGAATTCTTGTGAGTGTTCTTCCTTCTTATTTTTCCTCGTTTGCAGCTGCAACAATTTATTTTTAACAGCATCTGCCGCTTTTTTTAGTAAATCAAAATCTTCATCCGTCAATCTTTTATCAATTTCGATTGCCCAAATAAATCCCAGTACCTCATCCTGTTTCCAAATGGAAATCGCCACTCGATGGTTTAGACCAATATCGTTCATATTTTTCACGCGAATCGGTTCCCGTGCCTTTAAAAGTGCTGGAATGGTTCCTTCTTTCCATAATTGATTGATGACCTTTTCCGGCACCCTTCGTCCGATAATTGTCGAAATTCTCGCTGGATCGGTACGTTCATCATGTGTACTGTAAGCAAGAAGACGGTGGTTGGCATCCTCAATCGTAATCGGGCATTTTAATACCTGACTAATGAGATCTGCGAATTCATCTAAACTTTCAAAAGCTGTTTTAAAGGGGTCTGGTTGTTTAGCATTCAAAATGATAACCTCCACAATCTATATAAAACTATTTTAGTTTATTTTTGAGAAAAATTAAATTTATAAGGTTTGTCTTTGTTTAATTTTACAAAAAAAAAATAATAATTTCTCGTTTTTTAACAAAAAAAGATTGTTCACAATAATGTTAAAATAATTTCATGTAAAGTTCAAAAAAGGAATAAGTTGAACTATTCTAATTTGAAAGCGCTCACAACAAGAGGAGGAAGGTGAAAAATACTTTTAAGTGTTGTATTATTGAAAGTATTATTTTTATCTTAAGAAAGCTTTAATAATATTTTCCCTTATTTTATAGGAGAAAATAGTGGTTACGAACAAATGTCTGGATGGGAAATGAACTTATTAATCAAAGGGGGAGATTAATATATGGGTAACAACACTAAAGGGGAAACACTTCATCGTGGTTTAGAAGAAAGACATATTGCTTTAATGTCATTAGGGGCTTGCATTGGGGTTGGATTATTTCTTGGTTCTGCAACTACCATTAAGATGGCCGGTCCTGGTATCTTAGTGGGATATGCAGTTGCAGGTCTAATCATGTTTTTTATTATGAGAGCTCTTGGGGAGATGGCTATTCAAAAACCCGTAGCTGGTTCTTTTAGTGCATATGCTCGTGATTATTTAGGTCCGCTTGCAGGATTTATTACGGGATGGAATTATTGGTTTTTATGGATTGTCACATGTATGGCTGAAATTACTGCGATTGGAATCTATATGGAATATTGGTTTCCAACCGTTCCACGTTGGATTTGGGCACTTGCAGCATTAGTCATTATGGCAACAATCAATTTCCTTGCAGTAAAAGCATATGGCGAATTAGAATTTTGGTTTGCCCTCATTAAAATCGTTACGATTCTAGCTATGATTGCTGTTGGAGCGGCGATGATCTTCTTTGGTTTTGGTAATGGCGGTATTGCAACTGGGATTTCTAACTTATGGGAACATGGCGGGATCTTCCCTAACGGAATGAAAGGTGTATTATTATCCCTACAAATGGTTATGTTTGCCTATCTTGGGCTTGAAATGATTGGAGTTACAGCGGGTGAGGTCAAAAACCCGGAAAAATCTCTTTCACGAGCGATTGATACCGTTTTTTGGCGTATTCTTATCTTTTATGTTGGGGCATTATTTGTCATTATGTCCATCTACCCTTGGGAAGAAATTGGTACAAAGGGAAGCCCGTTTGTTTTAACATTCGAACAAATTGGGATTAAGGGTGCTGCTGGAATTATTAACTTTGTTGTTTTAACTGCAGCACTATCTTCATGTAATAGCGGCATTTTTAGTACGGCACGTATGTTATTTAACTTAGCAGGGCATGGAGAGGCACCACGAGAATTTGGAAAAGTAACAAAAAGTGGTGTTCCTGGAAAAGCTGTTTTAGCTTCTTCAGTCGTTCTATTAGTCGGCGTTGTATTAAATTACATTGTTCCTGAAAAGGTATTTACATGGTTATCAAGTATTGCAACCTTTGGTGCAATTTGGACTTGGGGAGTTATCCTTTTATCTCAGATTAAATATCGAAAGGGCTTAAATTCTTCTGAGGTTAAGGTATTGAAATATAAGCTTCCGCTATATCCTTTTTCATCTTACTTAGCACTTGCATTTTTAGCATTTGTTATTGGTATCATGGGTTATAGTCCTGATACCAGAATTGCCGTTATTATTGGTCCAATCTTCTTGCTTTTATTAGTTGCAGTATATTATCTGAAAGGATTTCATAAGCGAGAAGCAGAACAGCCTAACAAAATTAAACAAGTCGGCTAACGTAAGAGGGACCCAGCGATGGGTCTCTTTTTACATTAATCCCCGATAATTGCTTAGATTTTATTTTTCTCCGTATACTAAGAAAAATAACAGGTCAGGAGGTCTCTTTAGATGAAAAAAATAATGACTTTGATTGCAGCATCTGTTTTATCATGTACAATTTCGGGCATCAGTGCATGTGCACAAACGTTGACAAGCCAGACTAATGCTTTAGCGGAACAAAATACGATGTCTGTTCTCTGGTTTCAAAAAGCCGGAGAAGCAAAGGCTTTATATTATCAGGGCTATAACATTGGGAAGATGAGATTAGATGAGATATTAAGGAATCGAGATCAGCAAACAGCCTTAAAACCGGCGATTATTCTTGATTTAGATGAGACCGTTATCGATAATAGTCCGTTATTTGCGGGGAAAATTGTTTCGCGGGAAAATTACCCGTTAAATTGGAGTAAGTGGGTTGATCGTGCTGAGGCAAAAGCACTTCCAGGAGCCATTGAATTTTTAAAATATGCCGATTCTAAAGGTGTGGCTATTTACTACATAACCAACAGAAAAGAAGAAAAAAAAGCGGTAACATTAAGAAACTTGCAGGCCCTAGGTGTGCCGCAAGCCAATGCGAATCAGCTTTTTATGAAGCAAAAGGGTGAACAAGGAAAAGAAATGAGACGTATGCAGGTTGCTAAAACACATGAAATTATTCTATTATTTGGCGATAATTTAGGTGATTTTAGTGGATTTGACCGATTAGCAGTATCTGATAGGGTGGAAGCAGTCGATAAACAAAAAGATGAATTTGGAAGAAAGCTTATAGTGTTTCCTAATCCAATGTATGGTGACTGGGAAGCGGCTATTTATCATTATGACTCCAGAAAATCGGCTGAAGAAAGATTGAAACTCAGGAAAGAAGGATTAGAGCCATTCCTGCCATAGATGAGCTGAAAAAGACACCGAAATCGGTGTCTTTTCAAATCAGTAACCAATTAGAAACTTTCATATGATAGAAGAAAAATGATAATAAATCCGGATTTAGTTTTTCACATTTTTAAGGATGTTGATTGCATAAACAATAATTCCCAACACCATTAGTGTTCCGCCAGTGGCAACAGCCGGGCCAGCTTGTTCTGTCCCTGATACAAGGAGTGCTAGACCAATCATCATGATTGGCAATGAGATATTATGCAGCCAGAAATGAACCTTTGCGAGAGTAGTTTCGGCTGCTTTTGGAAAACCAAGATAAATAAGTCCGGCAAGTGCCATTGACATCCATCCTAATAAATTTATATGGACATGAACAGGAGTGAAGGTGAACTTTTCTGTCATTGACATATACATACCAATGCAGACCCCAATGACAAAATACACAACAGAAATTTTAATAAACTTAACTGCCATACTTTCTTCCCCCTTTGTAATTTAGAAATAGTGACTACAGTACTAAATATGAGGGAATATTCTGAAAAAGAACTTCATTTTTTAAGGACAAAACGTGATATTTTTACTGAAAAAAGCCGCCTTAAAAATGGCGGCTTTACAATTAAATTATATCAGGGCTTTAATACCTACTAAAACAAGACCAATTAAAAATCCGCAAACAGCACCATTAACTCGGATCCATTGCAGGTCTTTGCCTACATTTGTTTCAACCATAGTGATGAGGGTTTTATCATCCAGTCTTTCCAAATTTTCCTCGACAAGCTTGCCAATCTTGGAATGGTTTTTATCTACAAAAGTGGAAATTTGCTGTTTAATCCAAGTTTCGATGGCATTGACTTTCTCAGGATTGGCTTTTAGTCTTTCGAACCCGTCAATAACCATCGGGAGGATGTAATGATCGAAGAAAGGTGGTTCATCGACGAAATCAGACACTTTCTGCTGGAGCTGATCTAATATAGAGATAATTTTTTCTTGGGGCTCCCATTTTGCAATCAATTGTGTCTTTAAGTGATTGAGCTCCTCGTAAACTTTTTCATCATTTTTAACGGATTGCAGCTTTTTATGAATGTGAATCATTAATGTTTGCCTATTTTGATTAAAGGGATCGCGAAAGCTGTCTACCCCTTTCAGTATTAAATTTTGAATAATATTGCCCAACTTTTCTTCGTTAACTAAATTACTAAAAGACTTTAATGCAAATTGCATAAAACCATCTGCTTTAATATTTTCCACAGCGTCAACCGCTAACCCGCCAAGTTTGTATTTCGTACTATCCTTTTCAGCCCACTCGCGAATCTCTTTTAAGATAAAATCTAGTGTTTTTTCATCGTATTTTCGTTCCGAAACCTGGTCGATGACCAGTGGCAGGTAATTCTTAGTATCTAACTGGTTTAACTGTGTTTTTAATTCCTTTTCAATTATGGGAGCAATTCTACTTGTATCGATCGTTTTAATTAAATGTTGAATTAGGCTGATGACATTTTTTTGAATTTCTTTCGAGTGAATTTCCTTGTCAATGATTGAAAATAGTTTCCCGGAAAAATCGATTGTGTCTATTTTTTTTCTAATGCTCTCCTTAGTCAGCCAATCATTTTCCAGCATTGAGATAATCCCAGCGATAATTCTTTTACGATTCTTAGGCAGCAATGCCGTATGGGGAATGGGAATGCCTAAAGGATGCCGAAATAGGGCGGTTACTGCAAACCAATCTGCGAGTCCGCCAACGAGACCTGCTTCGAACCCCCCTTGCAGGATAATCCCCCATATTGAATCTCGGATCGGCAATGTTGCCAGAAATCCGATTGCCATAATTGTAAGAGAAATAGTCGCTAAATGCCGCGATTTATTCTTCTGATTTACCATCTTTGTAACCCCTTATTTTTGGAAATTATATGTTATCTACTGATATTATCTCATTTTAACAAAAAATAAAGCAATTTATAAATCATAATAGCTAAATTTTACATGCATGGCCTATTAGAATCAAAAAAGAAAGACCTTGCATTCGAAGGCCTTTCTTGCATTCAAGATTCTGTTCATTAAGCAGCTAGTCGTTCAATTAACCATATGCCGCCTAAGAGAAAAGCTATGATTGAAAAAGTAACAATAGCCTTTCTAGAATACTTCGATCGATATAATATAGATAGGAGCGGTAAAAGCAGGATGACGATTGCCAATTGAATCATTTCAATACCAATATTAAAACTAGCTAAATCGGCTGCTAATGAACTTTTTGGAATATTCATTTCTTTAAGGATATCAGCAAAACCCATCCCGTGAATTAGACCGAAAACAAAAGTAATCGCCCATCGATAGTTTATTTTTTTTCGGAAAATATTTTCCAAGGATACATAGCAAATGCTTAAGGCAATAGCTGGTTCTACAAAACTTGCAGGTATGTTAATTATACCCAATACTGTCAGCGTCAGCGTTATACTGTGGGCAATTGTAAAAGCAGTAATTGTTGCTGCTAACTGCTTGAATGTTTGTCTGGCGATTAGTAGTGACAGGAGAAACAACAAGTGATCATAGCCTGAGAGAATATGATTCATCCCTAATTTCAAAAATGAAAACCATGAAGATGAGGTTGTTGTTTTGACGGGATGGGCCTCCTCGGTTTTTTTGGGTTCGGCAGATGGCTGAACTGTCTGCCCTTCTCCAATTTGTTGTTCTTGCTGTACTTCCGTTATCAACATTGTCCAGGTTCGATTTTTCCCTTCTAAAGCTGCTTCGCTTTTTTCACCCATATATGATGCAGAAACGAGGTTGACGTAATTGGTGCCCGTATCATGATAATAAAACCCATCATTAAAAATGAATGTCTCACCGGGTGCAAAAGCAGGAAACATCATTGTAATTGAAAAAAATTCTTTATTTTCCTTTTTGATAATTTCCATTTTCTTAATAGTAGGTGTTTGTTCGATGTTGTCCTTATCTAATGTAAGTCCTTCTGTTATTAATTCTTCTAAGTGATGGGTATTCTCTTTGATTTCAGACTGATCAAGAATAAAGTTCTTGTTTTTATCAATAGCAGGTATTAATTCTAGTACCGATAACGTATCAAGTGAAAATACAACTTCTGTATTCTTATTGTCCATTGTTATTTTTGTATAACTAACACTGTAAGCGTGAGCGAATGTATTATTGGGAAATGACAAACAAGAAAATACAATTACGGATAATAATATCAGGGTAAGATGTCTGACCTCGAGTCGAAATTTGTCGAAAAATGTCAAAGTGATAATCCTCCTAAATGTTATACTTAAATAATTCCCTGAATATACCAATAAATATTCAACACTCAATACTCCTTTATATAATCATACTTTGAGCGCATATGTATACAAAAAATTAAAATTATGTTGGATATGTATATAGTAATTTACAAAAAAATAATATCATTATGTCTAAAAATTTTGTAGAATGATAGAGTGATAATTATCACAACATGATAGGCAGAAATACCTGCCTTTGTGTAAATCATAAAAAGGAAAAGGGTGGTAGGTGGATGAGCTTAACCAATCGAAGGTTCAAGCGTATGACAAGTATGCTCATGGCGGCTCTACTGTTGATCAGTACATTTTTGCCAAGCGGGTTAATTAAAAGAGCCCATGCGGAACAGGCTGAGCATCTTGTGATTAGTCAGGTATATGGGGCTGGGGGAAATAATGGTTCGGTATACAAAAATGACTATATTGAACTGTATAATCCAACCGGCAGTCCAATCTCATTAGAAGGCTGGTCAGTTCAATATGCTTCAAAGGCAGGTGCGTTTTCCACTGCACCAACGGCAACAACAGCATTATCAGGTACTATTTCAGCATATGGATATTATTTAATCCAAGAGGCACCAGGTGCTGGTACACAACCGGCATTACCAAATACACCTGATATTAATAATGGTGCAATTGCGATGTCTGCAACGGATGGGAAAGTCGCTTTAGTACATGGTACAGATGCAATTACAGGAAAAAGCGATCCAACAGTAGTCGACTTTGTTGGCTATGGAACGGCAAACGAATATGAAGGTTCTGCAGCTGTTAAGATTTCGTCTAATGCTAACAGTGCTCAACGTCGCCCATACGCAAATGTTGATCCTGCACCAGACAAAGGAAATGCCTGGGATACTGATGATAACGGAGCAGATTTTTATGTCGGACCAGTTGTTGCACCAAGAAACACAGCTAGTTCAACTGAAAAGCCGATGGTTCCAGTTACAAGCTTACAAGCAAAAGGAAATAATATTCAATTTACTCAAGAAAGCAATAATGTAAATGTAATAGGTATGGTTAATGCAGCTGAACCAGCGTCCACAATTAATATTTATGAAAACGCATCCAAAGCAATAGTGCTTGCAACTGGTACGGCTGCTAGTGATGGTTCGTTTTCGATTAGTTTTACGTCTGACAAAGCATTATCAACCGTATTTGTTACTGCAAAACAAGGCGAATTAGATGAAAGTGCATCGATTCAAATTAATGTAGCCACAGCTAGTGCATCCATCGTCCAAGACAAATTAAGCTATGTCGTCAATAACGGTACGGGTACATTAATCGGTAGTGCAGCTACTGCAGCAGCAAATGCAATCGTGAATGTCTATCCAAATGACAAAGCAAATGCTAATGAACGATTTGCTACTGTT encodes:
- a CDS encoding SpoVR family protein — protein: MNVEGRKQLEYAINEITEIASGFGLDFYPMRYEICPAEIIYTFGAYGMPTRFSHWSFGKQFHKMKLHYDLGLSKIYELVINSNPCYAFLLDSNTLIQNKLIVAHVLAHCDFFKNNVRFQNTKRDMVESMAATADRIHQYEIQYGKREVETFLDAVLAIDEHIDPSLMRPKLSWSIGDDEEDENEEHHVITPYDDLWKLDEKDKKKSDQPRKKKFPPRPEKDLLLFIETYSRELEDWQRDILTMMREEMLYFWPQLETKIMNEGWASYWHQRILREMDLTSGESIEFAKLNAGVVQPSKTGINPYYLGIKIFEDIEERYNNPTDEMKRRGVEPGSGREKMFEVREVESDISFLRNYLNKDLVMREDMYLFQKQGRDYKIVDKEWEHIRDQLVNMRVNGGFPYITVNDGDYLKNGELYLKHWYEGVELDVKYLEKVLPYIQQLWGRPVHIETMIEERKMLFSYDGKGLHRKYL
- the ald gene encoding alanine dehydrogenase, coding for MFIGVPKEIKNNENRVALTPAGVVSLVKAGHTVLVETEAGIGSGFTNEDYSKAGAEILESANLVWSKAEMIMKVKEPLSSEYQYFRPGLILFTYLHLAAEPELAQALKEKGVIAIAYETVAVNRTLPLLTPMSEVAGRMAAQIGAQFLQKNNGGQGILLAGVPGVNRGKVTIIGGGIVGTNAAKMAVGLGADVTIIDLSADRLRQLDDIFGNQIKTLMSNPFNIAEATAEADLLIGAVLIPGAKAPKLVSEEMVKSMKPGSVIVDVAIDQGGVVETSDHVTTHDNPTFVKHGVVHYSVANMPGAVPRTSTMALTNVTVPYALQIANKGVFKAISENAALKLGVNVANGEITYEAVAKDLGYEYVSVENALEKELAAL
- a CDS encoding PucR family transcriptional regulator encodes the protein MNAKQPDPFKTAFESLDEFADLISQVLKCPITIEDANHRLLAYSTHDERTDPARISTIIGRRVPEKVINQLWKEGTIPALLKAREPIRVKNMNDIGLNHRVAISIWKQDEVLGFIWAIEIDKRLTDEDFDLLKKAADAVKNKLLQLQTRKNKKEEHSQEFFWKLLTGHMKDEKEIIDNFQSLQIPPASSFAVAVFQFQQNITSKEEQSISYLLKTSQRLKIMLYTIDCNQLILLISAANTDDTFQDLDHFAQTFVSKMNERYGITDIIPVYSSIYKDYQIIDKAYKETLAVLSIKEKFPLETKEISNYQKLGIYQLFEIILEKRQKEEYENFSLKKLHSYDQKHNSNLVETLEVFLNLDNNINDAAKELNVHANTLNYRLKRISEIGDVNFKDPNQKMMLYLDLKLEKYQGI
- a CDS encoding amino acid permease codes for the protein MGNNTKGETLHRGLEERHIALMSLGACIGVGLFLGSATTIKMAGPGILVGYAVAGLIMFFIMRALGEMAIQKPVAGSFSAYARDYLGPLAGFITGWNYWFLWIVTCMAEITAIGIYMEYWFPTVPRWIWALAALVIMATINFLAVKAYGELEFWFALIKIVTILAMIAVGAAMIFFGFGNGGIATGISNLWEHGGIFPNGMKGVLLSLQMVMFAYLGLEMIGVTAGEVKNPEKSLSRAIDTVFWRILIFYVGALFVIMSIYPWEEIGTKGSPFVLTFEQIGIKGAAGIINFVVLTAALSSCNSGIFSTARMLFNLAGHGEAPREFGKVTKSGVPGKAVLASSVVLLVGVVLNYIVPEKVFTWLSSIATFGAIWTWGVILLSQIKYRKGLNSSEVKVLKYKLPLYPFSSYLALAFLAFVIGIMGYSPDTRIAVIIGPIFLLLLVAVYYLKGFHKREAEQPNKIKQVG
- a CDS encoding 5'-nucleotidase, lipoprotein e(P4) family; this translates as MKKIMTLIAASVLSCTISGISACAQTLTSQTNALAEQNTMSVLWFQKAGEAKALYYQGYNIGKMRLDEILRNRDQQTALKPAIILDLDETVIDNSPLFAGKIVSRENYPLNWSKWVDRAEAKALPGAIEFLKYADSKGVAIYYITNRKEEKKAVTLRNLQALGVPQANANQLFMKQKGEQGKEMRRMQVAKTHEIILLFGDNLGDFSGFDRLAVSDRVEAVDKQKDEFGRKLIVFPNPMYGDWEAAIYHYDSRKSAEERLKLRKEGLEPFLP
- a CDS encoding cytochrome-c oxidase, which translates into the protein MAVKFIKISVVYFVIGVCIGMYMSMTEKFTFTPVHVHINLLGWMSMALAGLIYLGFPKAAETTLAKVHFWLHNISLPIMMIGLALLVSGTEQAGPAVATGGTLMVLGIIVYAINILKNVKN
- a CDS encoding DUF445 domain-containing protein; this translates as MVNQKNKSRHLATISLTIMAIGFLATLPIRDSIWGIILQGGFEAGLVGGLADWFAVTALFRHPLGIPIPHTALLPKNRKRIIAGIISMLENDWLTKESIRKKIDTIDFSGKLFSIIDKEIHSKEIQKNVISLIQHLIKTIDTSRIAPIIEKELKTQLNQLDTKNYLPLVIDQVSERKYDEKTLDFILKEIREWAEKDSTKYKLGGLAVDAVENIKADGFMQFALKSFSNLVNEEKLGNIIQNLILKGVDSFRDPFNQNRQTLMIHIHKKLQSVKNDEKVYEELNHLKTQLIAKWEPQEKIISILDQLQQKVSDFVDEPPFFDHYILPMVIDGFERLKANPEKVNAIETWIKQQISTFVDKNHSKIGKLVEENLERLDDKTLITMVETNVGKDLQWIRVNGAVCGFLIGLVLVGIKALI
- a CDS encoding HupE/UreJ family protein, which produces MTFFDKFRLEVRHLTLILLSVIVFSCLSFPNNTFAHAYSVSYTKITMDNKNTEVVFSLDTLSVLELIPAIDKNKNFILDQSEIKENTHHLEELITEGLTLDKDNIEQTPTIKKMEIIKKENKEFFSITMMFPAFAPGETFIFNDGFYYHDTGTNYVNLVSASYMGEKSEAALEGKNRTWTMLITEVQQEQQIGEGQTVQPSAEPKKTEEAHPVKTTTSSSWFSFLKLGMNHILSGYDHLLFLLSLLIARQTFKQLAATITAFTIAHSITLTLTVLGIINIPASFVEPAIALSICYVSLENIFRKKINYRWAITFVFGLIHGMGFADILKEMNIPKSSLAADLASFNIGIEMIQLAIVILLLPLLSILYRSKYSRKAIVTFSIIAFLLGGIWLIERLAA